A region from the Rhizoctonia solani chromosome 13, complete sequence genome encodes:
- a CDS encoding Fungal specific transcription factor domain → MAEPRTKKTTLACDSCRRRKRKCDGRTPVCSLCEKGNIECVYDATIDQRRPAQKNYVAALEARVKLLEGILKVAGTGDISDPSGTNTDQTEEIDFEFAQLPEATSSASQTALNQPTAPLNPNTEPTFVPADAATTADGLQLMAQPQVDQSNTAQELDLGMEGYEPGASLELEHQLLAQFWDWQRMHLPYVAPVPFLSAYAIFSEAVHPGEPIPPPPPPPPPNPFSGPTAIGIPRASDVEPTPDLAQFISPLLLDAMFAIAALFRGNAEVSERFYERARLKLFDEVAKPRLATVQAATLMSTWELGHARAPATWTLNGVAVALCVRLGMNIDATPLVRSGAMSKRLFETRNFVFWTTYNFDRFGATCMGLHPLMDRRIISTPRHSSLAEANVLESSKKEETPTASSSTSGLASGSQSLPSERPTASDVATTWWNPSTLGMGDVLIQAGWEALRDLIRMSDMLFDGIYAFNAPSRTPREILELVTRNNVTIQRFLDDMPAWMRSTGAIRRKDNGLVYLHLFTHLTSILTCRPFLTPPAPSTGVISNNTSTEVSQATSSSHIIRRYRTLAFRVARASALQIMSLVRHIPLSSPCVTLPYAIYSACTILLLSPEDPAAMDGVRTGLVCLDSMDETGYWVDSAKDASDRIKALARRWSVVIGPGKRVLGLLPSSGPSVSTEGASGSGERPSRPQTGDLTAAGDSSQGTQSLSPAAVEANIPSGSQSGQLSAETTRPSTGADSIPLSSNTQTHIPTQPTLYSHNLPVEHQVQQVVQGYDTISGQMYASQAYTGDATTVPTRHYDLSFQEADIDAAIAQALQDFGSTQNYVDPLTQHYSDQNIAAATGTHHYAQIHQANPHSQQQTYSDTQTYTQESPAQPSEYIPPPQYARDPVAMRRRQEQRQSQGEQGRPHQVQYPQQVQHHHPYIRQPKPTRKQQPMPHVAYALSHAEPQHDLHIDHHHWHAVLPPDPNVPFPPDPTACTDMAACFSHTIEHSHDPAFVNSMTDPYAGVSVDWLADVGSSFPAMTFDTYYSPSQVGSSSGAAGPSMYTQVPEGYGGQGGYGYMGGPGM, encoded by the exons ATGGCGGAGCCGCGAACAAAGAAAACAACGCTTGCGTGCGATTCATGTAGGCGTCGCAAGCGTAAG TGTGATGGTCGGACGCCCGTCTGCTCCCTCTGCGAAAAGGGAAACATCGAATGCGTGTACGATGCGACAATTGATCAGCGAAG ACCAGCGCAGAAAAACTACGTTGCAGCGCTGGAGGCGCGCGTCAAGCTCCTTGAGGGCATCTTGAAAGTTGCTGGCACTGGCGATATTTCTGACCCTTCCGGCACCAATACCGATCAAACGGAAGAGATTGACTTTGAGTTCGCCCAACTGCCTGAGGCTACCTCTTCGGCGTCACAAACTGCATTAAACCAGCCGACTGCACCGCTGAATCCCAACACCGAACCGACTTTCGTACCTGCTGATGCAGCTACTACCGCCGATGGGCTCCAGCTCATGGCCCAGCCCCAAGTTGATCAAAGTAATACTGCCCAGGAACTTGATCTAGGGATGGAAGGGTATGAGCCAGGGGCAAGTCTCGAACTGGAGCATCAGCTGCTGGCCCAGTTCTGGGACTGGCAACGGATGCATCTACCTTATGTCGCACCCGTCCCTTTCCTTTCTGCGTATGCGATTTTCTCAGAGGCAGTTCATCCCGGCGAGCCCATTCCaccgcctccacctccgcccCCTCCAAACCCATTTTCTGGTCCCACTGCTATAGGAATTCCCAGAGCTAGTGATGTCGAACCCACCCCGGACCTTGCTCAATTTATCAGCCCGTTGCTATTGGATGCCATGTTTGCTATTGCGGCACTCTTCCGCGGGAATGCTGAAGTTAGCGAACGGTTTTACGAGAGGGCGAGACTGAAATTATTCGACGAAGTAGCCAAGCCACGTCTTGCCACCGTACAAGCGGCGACCCTCATGTCCACCTGGGAACTGGGACATGCTCGCGCACCCGCGACATGGACTCTGAACG GTGTGGCTGTTGCCTTGTGTGTTCGTTTGGGTATGAACATCGATGCAACACCGCTTGTTCGTAGTGGAGCCATGTCTAAGCGGTTGTTTGAAACACGTAATTTTGTCTTTTGGACCACATACAACTTTGACAG GTTTGGCGCTACTTGCATGGGACTACATCCTTTAATGGACCGCCGCATCATCAGTACTCCGCGCCATTCCTCCCTCGCTGAGGCAAACGTCCTTGAATCTTCTAAAAAGGAAGAGACCCCAACGGCTAGTTCAAGCACCTCAGGCCTTGCTTCTGGCTCTCAGTCGCTACCTTCTGAAAGGCCCACAGCATCCGATGTTGCGACGACATGGTGGAATCCAAGCACCCTGGGGATGGGTGATGTGCTTATTCAGGCCGGGTGGGAAGCACTACGTGACCTTATCCGTATGTCAGATATGCTGTTTGACGGGAT ATATGCATTCAATGCGCCAAGCCGAACACCCAGGGAGATTCTTGAACTCGTGACTCGCAATAATGTCACTATTCAGCGCTTCCTTGACGACATGCCGGCATGGATGCGTTCGACTGGAGCGATTCGAAGGAAAGACAACGGGCTAGTTTACCTTCA CCTTTTCACCCATCTCACCAGCATACTTACTTGCCGCCCATTCTTGACTCCCCCAGCTCCTTCCACGGGTGTTATATCGAACAACACAAGCACCGAAGTCTCACAGGCCACAAGTTCATCCCATATTATCAGGCGTTATCGCACGCTAGCATTCCGCGTCGCACGTGCATCTGCTCTTCAGATTATGTCACTTGTCCGGCATATTCCACTCTCTTCACCCTGTGTGACACTTCCATATGCCATTTACAGCGCATGTACCATTCTATTACTTTCGCCCGAAGATCCTGCTGCAATGGATGGCGTACGCACGGGACTGGTGTGCTTGGATAGCATGGACGAGACCGGGTACTGGGTTGACAGTGCCAAGGATGCAAGCGATCGAATCAAAGCACTCGCGAGGCGTTGGTCCGTTGTGATTGGACCTGGAAAACGTGTTCTGGGTTTATTGCCTTCTAGTGGACCGAGTGTATCGACAGAGGGTGCATCCGGGTCTGGAGAAAGGCCATCCAGGCCACAAACCGGCGATCTTACTGCAGCAGGGGATTCCTCTCAAGGAACTCAGTCATTATCACCAGCCGCGGTCGAAGCTAACATTCCATCCGGCTCTCAATCTGGCCAGCTTTCAGCAGAAACGACTCGCCCCTCCACCGGCGCGGACTCCATTCCCCTATCATCCAATACTCAAACTCATATACCTACCCAGCCTACTTTATACTCGCATAATCTTCCAGTCGAACACCAGGTTCAACAAGTCGTTCAGGGATATGATACTATCTCCGGTCAGATGTATGCGTCTCAAGCCTATACTGGTGATGCTACCACAGTTCCCACCCGACACTATGACCTTAGCTTTCAAGAGGCTGATATCGACGCTGCGATCGCTCAAGCACTGCAAGACTTTGGCTCAACTCAGAATTATGTCGACCCGCTTACTCAACATTATTCTGATCAAAATATCGCAGCTGCAACGGGAACTCATCACTATGCCCAGATACATCAGGCGAACCCACATTCCCAGCAACAAACCTATTCTGATACTCAGACATATACACAGGAGTCACCAGCGCAGCCGTCGGAATACATACCGCCCCCGCAGTATGCACGGGACCCAGTCGCGATGAGAAGGCGCCAGGAGCAGCGCCAATCTCAAGGGGAGCAAGGACGCCCTCATCAAGTACAATATCCTCAACAGGTACAACACCACCACCCGTATATACGTCAACCAAAACCTACGAGAAAGCAACAGCCTATGCCCCACGTTGCATACGCTCTCTCCCATGCCGAGCCGCAGCACGATTTGCACATTGACCATCATCATTGGCATGCCGTGCTTCCACCTGACCCCAACGTCCCGTTCCCGCCCGACCCAACCGCGTGTACCGACATGGCAGCCTGTTTCTCACACACGATTGAGCATTCGCATGACCCGGCATTTGTCAACTCGATGACGGATCCTTATGCCGGAGTTTCGGTCGATTGGCTTGCTGACGTTGGATCCAGCTTCCCTGCCATGACATTTGATACATACTATAGTCCTAGTCAAGTTGGTTCTAGTTCTGGCGCTGCGGGGCCAAGCATGTATACACAAGTTCCCGAAGGGTATGGAGGACAAGGAGGGTATGGCTATATGGGTGGGCCTGGAATGTAA
- a CDS encoding Core histone H2A/H2B/H3/H4, which produces MAPQSTSRSGGKKGGKSSDVTDGAKSIQSRSQKAGLQFPVGRIHRFLKQRTSHNMRIGAKAAVYTSAILEYLTAEVLELAGNASKDLRVKRITPRHLQLAIRGDEELDTLVRATIAGGGVLPFIHKSLTGAIKQGKKKEGEIPA; this is translated from the exons ATGGCACCTCAATCGACCTCGAGATCAGGTGGAAAGAAGGGTGGGAAGTCGAGCGATGTTACCGACGGCGCTAAATCTATCCAGAGTCGCAGCCAGAAAGCAGGGCTACAG TTCCCTGTTGGCCGTATCCACCGTTTCCTCAAGCAGCGTACGTCGCATAACATGCGTATCGGTGCCAAGGCTGCGGTCTATACGTCCGCCATTCTCGAGTACCTGACAGCTGAGGTTTTGGAACTTGCTGGGAATGCGTCAAAAGATTTAAGGGTGAAACGCATCACTCCTCGCCACCTACAATTGGCCATTCGAGGAGATGAGGAGCTCGATACCCTTGTTCGCGCTACCATTGCAGGCGGAGGAGTTCTGCCTTTTATCCACAAGAGTTTGACGGGAGCCATTAAACAA GGCAAAAAGAAGGAAGGCGAAATTCCAGCATGA